In Cryptomeria japonica chromosome 5, Sugi_1.0, whole genome shotgun sequence, the genomic window TATTGAAGAACTTGTCAACATTAGTGAGcaaaacacattgagatccacatgcagTACATGAGGAAGTTGATATAGGAGTAAGTCATTGATTCTTAGTATTGTTATACATTTTtttgtttgtgagagatttatTTGTATATGGGTTTCTCATGAAACCTAGTATTTGGGACCCATATTTGCATCTTTGCATGTTTTTTATTCCACATAAATTACATTTAAAGGGCATGGTGGTATGAATATGGGTATTACTTAGCTAGATCCACTATTAGGTCCCTTTCACATcttatacttaagtttacttaggctacACATAGGATACTTaccactttatgtctcatatcataagattaagacacttgtcataatcttatgttATCCTACGTCTTAAATTGGCCTATATAACTAAGGGTTTCTCATACATTGtacattcattttatttgcaatttgttttaggaatacaatgaatTCTTGTTATATTGATCTTCTAAGTATCTTGTTCTTTTCATTGAgcttctagatcttgggtggctatctccatagctaAATATTGTACAATACAAATTAGGTGATTCTTTCTCCAAAATGAATTATCACATATAATTTAATACATGCGcgcgcatgtgtgtgtgtgtatgtatatgtatgtatgtatgtatgtatgcatgcatgcatatgtatatatttatctatatatatatgtgtgtgtgtgtgtacatccacacacacatacaaacatacatatacatatacatatacatataaagtaGGCCTATGTGTATGAAATCCAAAAACAAATATTGAATACTTGAGACCAAGCTTGGATAACACATTGAAAAGAAATTGTAAATCCTCTTTTTGAATATTGCATTCCTTTAGCCGTGTTCTTAATTGCTTGATTCGGGAGGTATAGTCTTGGATGTGGTCAAAATTTCTTGGATCAAGATCCATCAAATCGTTATCAACCTAATATCTCCTAATCTTATTAGTTTACTATACAACATTTCAAGAGTCTCCCATGCCTCCTTAGGTGTTTTACATGATTGAATATGAAACTGTAAATCAAATGAGACTGATGAACATATACATCCAAGTGTTTTCTCCCTTTCAGTCTCCCATTTTGATAATGCATTAGTATTAGTTGGTTGAGAAATTGTTTCCTTTAGATATCCAAGATAACCCTTTTCCATGAGATAATTCTATATTGATttattccatgatgcataattattttCAATGCTAGGAGTTGAATTTGAGATTTCCCCATCATTAGAAcacaataatattaaaaaaaagtgCAATCAACCACTCCAAGGTtatcccccaaattcactcaatcaatgaATTCCCCCAAAAgcaatgatttgacactttataattaaTGCAATTACAATGGCCACTCAAAAAataaaggcaaagtggacttctgattttgatGTTTACAACAACCACAATTAGGCTATATTAGACTCAAATCAATATGTAAAAGACAAAACTGTGATCTATGCATTACATTtgccaaaaataaatcaaataaggTCATgtgttgaatttaatttttttttttttatcacaatGACTACAAAATGATAGCACCGCTATGAAATAtagaaaaaattatgcacttttgaAAAAAAaccacctaaaaaggagtccatatgagcccaatcGAGGCCCTAAAAGTTGCAATAATAGGGATTTTGCAATTTTCTATGTACTAAAATTAGAAAGCACTTGCACCATTGTGAAGAACAAGAAACAAAAAAAGAGTTTAGATAACTAAGATATTGTTGTTTAAGAAAATTGCTTGCGTAATAATGATGCCTATATTGCCACaacaacttcaaacttcaaatgcctacACATTTGGCCTCCAAAATACGATTTGGATGAGAGAAATAGAAATCTCAACTCTCTCAAACCCTCTAAGCCTAATGGTGACCTTTGATTTGATGCAACATGCTCTATTTTTCACCTGCAATATAAAGCCACAAAAATAAAATGTCAATTTGTaccaaaaaatttgtcaaaatgaCTATCTAAAGGCACCCTAAAAGATCTGATATCATATAAGATTTGGCTATGAAGGtatccacccaagatctagaggcctaaaaTGGAAAGTGCAATAACAAGAAATAAATAATATGATAAGAATAAACTACATTCCTATCAATAATGCAAATTGAATCAATTAACTGGATTGAATTACAATGGATGAAAGTACATAGGAGAGCCCTTGGTTAGATAGGTCAAGGTGAGACATAGGAGTGTATAAGATTATGAGAAGTGTCACAATCTTATGACATGATACAAAAAAGGGTAAACTATCATCCCACTGAGAGTGGAAAAGTGTTGTTGTGATAcgtccactaaaggtggatcacccaccaaaggtggaaaagtAATCACATGATAAAATCACTAAAGGTGGAAGATCCACTTAAGGTGGATAGGTGATCACATGATAAGACCACTAAAGGTGGAGATGCCACATAAAGTGGAATGTGATAACACAATAACACCACCTAAAGTAGAGATGCTCCTAAAATATCCTATGTGATCCCTAAGCAAACTTAGAATacatgtaattaggacctaggtgaagAATAAACCAAGGTACAACACCTTAATTACACACACATAACATAGAGGTTATTTTCAAATACTTCACAAGAATTAACGTGAAAACCAATAAAACTGCCAATATAAATCGAAtgataaaataaatacacataaagAGAACACACACTTCATAGGTTTATTCGCAACACATGGATTTGGAATGTATATTGTTTAGATCACGATTTCACAATTATCAACAAAATATGCATTACAACTTGACCCATGTGAGATTAGAGATACACAAAACATATTTTTCTAAATAGAACTATCTTCGAATAGCCACCATTACTAAAAAATGTATCTTCACACTTAATTATACATTAGGTGTACTTGCTCCATACTAAATAACCAAAGGACATCATAAAATCCTAATATCATATATTATAATTGATGAAACACCAATAACTACATAAAGTAAAATTCATTTTAAGGTCACATTATCTAGAAATATAAGTGTAGAAATTAATTATCATTGAAAACACAATGCTAAACTAGATGATCATAATCGAATCTCAAATAATATGTATAGTAACAATAATGATGCTAAATACCAAACAAGTCCAAAATATACAAACCCATAGATTTGTGAATCAAATCATAGAATGTCATGAAATATGCATCTCATAATTTATAGTTGGATAATAGATGCCAATATAAAATGCCCTCAATAATGCATAGAGATGGAAAACCCAAAATCACAAAAGGTGATAAAGCATATCAAATCACAACACAAGTATCCAAGGTACACAATCAAAATAGCTCAATGACAATATAGGATATCACTAGAAAGTTTGGTGCAAAGGATAAAAACATGCACTAGTTGGAACaggatatccttttcttcaattttagctgccagggcctactctatcgGTGGAATATTAGGTGctgattgatcttcttttattgcaacaaaagcccatccattgtctgttggttcttcatcagaatcatcagtaactccttcatcaacatagtaacatgatttgtctctattcttcttaaatctgtatctctgatatttagggttaggtttatatgtccttttagcttcttctctcaatcttgcatgtctatcagaacaTGTAGATGCCATATgaacaactttattgcagttaaaacatttaaatggtgctttaccttcataattacttccaataggacctttaggcattttccttgcaaatagtgcttgaagttcttccagttcttcattttcccttctcatatcttcaagttctcttgtataaagttctttccaattagatttgtcagatgatgatcatgatgctgcagatgatgatgctttgaaggctaaatcttttttaattgtagcaacaagaccaaattcctctagctcaaatgctgaaagttttccaaaaatggtatctctagatactgatgtattaggcattgttctcaactcattaataacagttactttcattttgtatgccggtggcaatgctcttaaaactttagaaacaatttcatcttcactcaaggatcctccacaacattgtcttcccaaaacaatttcatttaccctttccataaaagaaaaaattctttcagcttcttccattttcagattttcatacttgactcggaagcattctagttttgcaattttgatagtcgtatcaccttcattcaatgtctccaatttatcccaaatagctttagcagtagatcggtctgataatcccataatttgttgatctgacaaggtgctcaagagtgcttccctttctttgcaatcattctcttgatccttatccaatgttggtggattaggttgatttggtgtaggaccaacatagccattctttgtaacatcccatatgtctcttccaatgcaattcagatgtgtctccattctgattttccaaatagcatagttagttccatcaagtttcaggttgtccttcctaaaaaagtttgttgccatagaatctcctcaagctgttaaacttctgcaaaaagaggacttagctttgataccaattgttaggacccagaggcaactgagaggggggggggcagtggggggaatcagttgtcaattaaactTAACACCGATAAactaaacttaatgccggtagacagattGGCAAtaaatattaataccggtgaaacaatgcatagaacagaaagagaaacaacatccacaacacataacacaaagatttgtacgtggaaaccctgtaaggggaaaaaccacggtgggaaaccttacccacaattagatgatactactatagatagtatgtgtatacaaatggagtctggacatgcacaaaggccaaccgcctagagctcattgctcaatcacaaaataggagtcacactgactacaattggatgattaaatccaatgataatatactactcaaagtagcatctccaatgttggattcaatattggttaagctctgataatcaccttcaaaccttccttgaaccttctctatggtctactcatatgatcttcaaaatTTGGACATACCATGATACAATACCAcacttccacacttcatctcacaaatgagttcttacatatataccaaagcctaagaccaaatgtgtaggtcggcttaccaagaatattacaattaaaccaattacaaataagtcaagatgtgatgcatcttGTCATCTCAATACAATTGCAACAATATCCAATTATTAAAACCATCTtcataatgtgccatgctgatctagaatagataatgcatgccggtccataacctagaccaatttgcgggtaacaacaaatatgtcaacccgtttagaccaataaccaaaataccataaccaagtgtccaaaccatgtcttcgacataaccaagtgatctccagatgataacaagtcatctttagtgccgatgaacaatataacctaccggtgaatgatataccagtgactgtgcttAAGTCAccaaacttgtcggtgaacataaacaaagatctccagaaggataagtgttgacatcaatgacaaaaccaatgaaacacatccataataccaacaagaatGTCACATTATCATACCTATTAAGATAGAAAGTCATAAATTATTGACCCGTATAACTATATTTGCAAGGAGTTGCAACAAGGTAGTGCCAAAACTCAAACCTTGAGATTGGAGGGCATGCAATAACAGTTGAAACTACTAGAGGTGAGGCTAAGTAACTACATGgaggtgattttgttgatctagaGAGATTGATGAAAAATTGTTTCATCTATAAAAGTTGATAAAAACCTTCTTAGGCATAGAGCTTGCTAAAAATTTGTGACTTCTAGCTTGATTGATTTGCTTTGTGTTTTTTTATTTCAGGTAATGAGatgttttttttttgatcggtaattggccgaagcctgaatagatTTTGACTGGAGTTATGAACTAGtagggacacagtagggggccccatccccattacatatctttgaattattattattattatgtttgattacaTTGACCCCAAGatcttccccatcctatggaaggtcaagagtcacaacttagaattccacttcatatgtccctattgggaattgaacttgggtctccacagtgagaacccaatgttttaaccagttaagctcaaccccttggacaagatGTTAAATTATATATCAAAAGACACATTACGATATTTTTGATATAATAAAAAATAGtgtagataaaataaaatttaaataatcttgtatatagaaaaatataaataaaattaaaataaaataattttaaagtatATTAAATAGTTTCAATTGATATCCCTCAACATTTCTTTAAATAGATATATTTAAAATATGTATACTATAATTATTACTACTTGAATTCCCTAATGATAAGAAGTCTATTCTAAAGCAGCTATTATAAGTTCAATTAATACTTCAAGACATCATTTGAACAAAATATTAAACTTAGGTAGCTGTCGGCTAAGTATGAACATGTTTTACGTAAGTATTTCAATCACAAGAGTTATACATATATGAGATAATAAACAAGCATTTGGTGTAGACATCTTGTTGTGTGTGATTTCTCAAAGCACTGTGTGTAATTCTAAGAATTCGGAGAAAATGGGTTGTAAATTTAGCAAACTTTCAGAATGTTTGAGTGACAAGGAGAGCCGAATTTTGATATTGGGTTTTGATGCAGCAGGCAAAACCACCATTTTATACAACTTACAGCTTGGGGAAGTGATCCGATCGTTTCCCACAGTGGGCTTCAATGTAGAAACTCTGGACTACAAGAATGCCCGGTTTGTTGTTTGGGATGTTGGGGGCCAGGAAAACATGAGGCATCTATGGAGAGAATACATTGGCAAGTCATGCAAAGGTGTTGTGTATGTGGTGGATAGCGGTGACAGAGAGTGTATATATGAGGCAATTGAGATGTTGCATAGGATAATGAGTGAGCAGTCTTTGAGAAATGttgctcttcttctctttgcaAACAAGCAGGATTCTCCCAATGCAATGACTTGTGATGAGATAAGCGAGAAGCTTGATCTGCAGTCTTTGACTCAGTGTCGATGCCATGTTCAGGGCTCCTGTGCTATTTCTGGCAAAGGGTTACTTGATGGCTTAGATTGGCTTTCGAATAATGTTCAGGGTTTTAGTTTTGGCAAGCATTCGATGATATCAAAATTCACTGTCGAAGATCTAATTTCTAGAAGAGATTACAAGATCGGATTTGAGAGGAGATTACAAATTTTGTAAAAGTTTCATGTTTTACTTTTAAGAAAGATCATTTGTTGTTCTTAGATCTTATAGACTGCTTCGATCTTGTGAATGTCATTTTTGAATATTATAGACTGTGTTGTTCTTGAATCTTATAGACTACTTCGATCTTGTGAATGTTGTTCTTAATATGATAGACTATTTTGATCTTGTAAACGTTATTAAAATCGAAATACTATTGAAAATCTTTCCTCTCATATGAGACATTCATCCATTTCAAAATGGTTGGATAGTTTCCAGGATGGGTTTTAAATGGAACACTACCTTCTGGATTCATATTTTGTTTACTTATTCTTCATTTAAAAAATTTGGGACAATTTTTTTTAATGGTCCTGCAATAAATTTGTCTGTTTTGGAATGTTTCATTTCAGCAGGGTTAAGTCTAAGAAAATGCTTGAATCATAGTGTTAGAGATGATGTGAGCATTACCTTTTAATGATATGTTCAGTCACCAATAGACTTTTTATAAAATAGGGAAAAAATCTTATAgtaaattgttttaaaatttacAACCTACACTTGTAAGTGTGAGTAATTATATTATGttgttatatttattattatttttatatctaATGAATACAAGTAATCTATTAACACTTATACTAAAAGGAAGTataatggttatatatatatatatatatatatatatatatatatatatat contains:
- the LOC131034685 gene encoding ADP-ribosylation factor 2-B-like, whose product is MGCKFSKLSECLSDKESRILILGFDAAGKTTILYNLQLGEVIRSFPTVGFNVETLDYKNARFVVWDVGGQENMRHLWREYIGKSCKGVVYVVDSGDRECIYEAIEMLHRIMSEQSLRNVALLLFANKQDSPNAMTCDEISEKLDLQSLTQCRCHVQGSCAISGKGLLDGLDWLSNNVQGFSFGKHSMISKFTVEDLISRRDYKIGFERRLQIL